Part of the Drosophila kikkawai strain 14028-0561.14 chromosome 3L, DkikHiC1v2, whole genome shotgun sequence genome is shown below.
tagccGGACGACGTcacaattataaaaaaaaaggtgaacCGGAACGCTCCCTGAAAGAATTTCtagccgttgttgttgttgttgttgtcgagCGTTGATTGAccccgaaaaagaaaaaaaaaagaagaagagagCGCCAAGCCGGCCGGTCAATTAATAGGGTTTTTTCTTGGTTGCTTAGCgatttaataatttctgaTACTTTATCTGCCGGTTTTTCATTATCTTTTctcctgctgcttcttctttctctcttttttttctttcccaaCTCGACCTTCAGGGGAATTGCAATTCTAATTGGAATTCAATTTGAGTAAGAGGACGAAGCGGCAGCAGAAGAAGCAACAGTTTGTTGAAGGAGTCGCACGCACACTTGGacacctcacacacacacaagtacGTGAAATACATTTAAGCTCGGCTCACACGCACACCGGTTAAACTTGTTATCGGCCGCATGCAAGAACCcaaaattacaacaacaacaaccactggAAACTCGAAAACGAGTTCTGGAatagcaaaagcaacaacaacaacaacaagagggGAGCACCACCATTGCGGCGGCGGCACTCAagtgttttattttgaaaCGCTCATGGTTATTGAATGTAATTTGGGTAAAAAATGCAAGCTTACACAGACACTCACACACTCgagttgttttttgtttaagtttttgctattttttgttattatctGTCACTACCggtcaaattaaaaacaaacgaaCGTAAATCAacggaaaacgaaaaaaacacGACCGCCACAACAGCCGCCGACGagcttttggcttttggcttCAGCTTCAAAACACTTTCTTCTGGCGCTCAGGCAGTGTTACCAGACGCAGATTTGGCTTTTCCCCTATAAAATCTCAGAAAGTTTAGATATTTCCCTAAAATATCCAAGTGTCCCCCCAAAttcaaaaaatcaatttattttattttatgtaatttatcattatgaaaaaacaaaaatgttggcattggaaaaaataatttatgctTTGGTTTATTCTAGCCACAAGtaagattatttatttttagatttcacAATGCTTgctgttttattttcatattatttatttaatatttaaaaaaaaattttaattttcaagaaaattctttaaaattattttgagacagtttttgtgtatatttgtcattaaatttaaatgcttatataattatatataattttgtatcaCTCCACCAAGCGAATATAACTTTACGTGGAATAAACACATTGAAACCATAAAAAACAgatattataaatacttttttaaatatgtatttatcatttattaagaatttcttcttaaataataagaaagaTTATAAAAGTAAGTGCTGATgctgttaatttaattttttaatcatatatttattttcgttgaatttcttaaacatttatttactccattttcataattttttatatatatttctttccaATTTGCGGAATTAACCGGCTTTCCAATGAGGAAAAAGGCACTGTGCCCGCTGACTTTTCCGCTGATAATGAAAAAAACTCTGAAAATTCTCATAATAACAACCAAAAAACagttacatttaaaatttgagtATCCGTTTTATCAAAGTCTAATTTACCCTCTAATAACACACGAAAGAAAGTTATTTTTCGACACTAAATAAACGCTAAGCGTTCATGGATtcctttattaaaattattggcACTAGTACACGAATGTCTACGAGTATCTAACTCCCGCCATTATTAACCTGGGCCTGTTCCACTGCACTTATCTGACCCTGCAGCTCCTGGATGTGCTGCTCAAACTTTTGGATATCGCCGGTGATCTGCTGCAGACTGGTCAGCACGTTCTTCAGCTTCTCGCCGTCGATTTGGACCTCCAGCTCGCGGATCTGCTTGGTCACGTTGCCGGTGAGCGAGACGCACTCGACCAGTTCACTACAGTTGGCATGGAGCTGGGCCAGCAGCTTGTAAGCCCGCTTGGCGTGCAGGTCATGCTTGGCGCTCTGGAAGAGCAGATCATCGGTGTAGTTAAACTGCCGCTGCAACTGGGCGCCCACCACGTTCAGTTGCTTCTGCAACTGTCGGGTGTCGTCCAGAACTTTAAAGATATCGGCTCGCTGCTTCCGGATATTCCCTATAAATTCGTGGATCCGGCGGGTGTACTCCTTGCGAGGAGCCAGGGATTGGCTGGCGGATCTCAGGGTGGCATTCAGTTCGTTGTGCTGCTTGGTCTTTGCCTGGAGTTCCTGCTCCAATTGCTCGATGTTGCTCCGGATGCCCTGGACATGTTGGGCTTCTTTGGCGGTCTTCAGTGTTTCTAGTGTTTCCAGCAGGGGCTTCCTGTACTCCTGCCACTGCTGCGTGAGGGTTTCTCTCTTCGCCTGCGTGCTCTTCAGCAGGGCCTCCAGCTTGTTCAAGTTCTGCTCGGAATCGGCCAGGACCAAAGAGGTACGTTCGTGAAGCTTTAGCACAGGTTGAATGCGGCCTATCTCCTCGGTGGCCTTGCTCTCCCGCAGTTTCGAGGCAGCCAGCGCCGCTGCATGGGATTTTCGCTCCATGAGGAGGGATTCGCACTGCGAACGCAGCTCTTGGACCTCGTTGCTGAGTTGCTCAAGGGGAGAGACCTCCTCCTCGGTGCCGGATGTTGAAGATTTATCCACGGGATGAGAGACCTTGGGAAGCAGAGGCGGCGCCACCTCCTCAATGCCCGAGAAGAGGTGCAGCGAGTCGGGGAGCTCGGGGCCCCAGCGCTCCAGTTCGTTTTTGTGCAGCACGGAGGCGATGAGATCCACCGAACTGGAGGCCGTCTGCTGGAAGATATTGGGCGCCAGCTGGTCAAAATACTGCTGCACCTCCTTGGTGCGCTCCTCGGGGTTGGCGGACGGAACGCTGAGATTGATATGCGGCCGAAAGTCAATGCACAAACTGCTGCAGCCTAGCGACTTCCGGTTGCCCACCGAGCGGGCAAACTGTGGCACCCACGGCGTCTTCAGTTGCGTGGCAAGCTCCTTGCGTATCTTCCGCTGCAGGATTTCCCTGTGGCTCAGCGACTGCGACTTCCCGACTCCGTCCTCCGCCGCCTGGCGCTCTCGTGGCAGCTGTTCGATCAGGAACATAAGCAGACGCCGCAGCTCGACGGCGTTGGGATAGAGGAACGTCTGGTAGCCGATGTCGCCCCTGTAGCCGGCATCCTTGCATCCCTCGGCCAGGGAGCTAGCCACACTAAAACGCTGGGCCATCGCTCCGCCAGGCAGAGACCGGGGAAGCTGCACATCCGGACGGATTTCGCCCAGGCAGCTGGACACCGCCCGCACGACCTGTTCCGGCGTGAATTCCGCCAGTTCCTCCGTCGGTTCGATGGCCGGGTCCACCTGGTGCAGCTGGTGCATGATTATCTTGTCCACCTCGTCCATGTCTCCGTTTGTTTTCGGTTTATTTTCGCATTTTAATGGGAGTAATTGTTTTTGTGACCTGTTTTGTGCGACAGTCACCGCGAAGCGCAACCATTTGCCGCAGTCTGGCAGCGCTGGCGAGTGCCTAAGCTGAGCTGGCAACGCTGttagcttttatttaaattgtaacgAACTTTTGCTGGATATTATCAAAGAGTATAGAATTATAGTTCTATACTTTTTGATATTATGTTCCTAGAAATGATTACATTAATAAATACAGTATcataatctaaaaaaaaaagattaattaaaaaacaaatctttTTATAAACGTTTATTTTACTTCTGGCTAAGATTTATATggttagaaaaatatataaaaatatataaaataggtTTAAGTTAAGATATTACAACTGCAACAGATAATACTgggtatatattttgttacttACTTCACAGGGCTTTCATTCTTTGACAATTGAAAATCATCATaactaaatacaaaaataataaatatcatCAAATtgttaatcaattttaatcattattgataatcaaaaaaatacaaatcaatGTGAAATGATTACGGTCCCTGCTAAATGCAAATATCGTAACAAATATCTGTTCAACATCAAAAGATGTTTACAAGTTTATAATTGTAATGGAATTTTGTTAGAATAACAACAACATTAAAAGTTCATCAACAAAACGagagtaataaatatttcggattttcttaaatcataaattatttttatgaaagaGAAATAAGTTTGCATTGGCCCCCTAAACTTGGTCCCTGACATTTTAGGTCTTTGCGTCATTACCAAGTATTTAACCAACCCTTTTCGGTTGTGATTCAAGTGACAATTCGCTGATATTCATGTATATAGCCGCGTGGGCAGAAAATCGTCTTTACGGACACGCAACCACAAAGCCTAATTGAATTTGGCCATCGTAGCGGCTGCGCTATAAATGTCGCCACGCGACAGATGCAATCAGTTCTGCTCGCTCTGTGAGAAGGGTTGAgtatcgggatcgggatcgggctCGGGAGCGGTATCGCTTTCGGTTTCGGGATGGAACCGCTGTGCAATGCCAGCGAACCGCCACTGCGTCCGGAGGCTCGAACATCCGGCAGCGGGGACCTGCAGTTCCTCGGCTGGAACGTGCCACCGGATCAGATCCAGTACATTCCGGAGCACTGGCTGACGCAGCTGGAGCCGCCTGCCTCCATGCACTACATGCTGGGCGTCTTCTACATCTTTCTCTTCTGCGCCTCGACGGTGGGCAACGGCATGGTGATCTGGATCTTCAGCACATCCAAGTCGCTGCGTACGCCCTCCAATATGTTCGTCCTGAATCTGGCCGTCTTCGATCTGATCATGTGCCTCAAGGCGCCGATCTTCATCTACAACAGCTTTCATCGGGGATTCGCTTTGGGCAATACCTGGTGCCAGATATTCGCAGCCATTGGATCCTATTCGGGCATTGGAGCTGGGATGACGAACGCGGCTATAGGCTACGATCGTTTCAATGTTATCACCAAGCCGATGAACAGGAACATGACATTTACGAAGGCGGTGGTAATGAACATTATCATCTGGCTGTACTGCACGCCGTGGGTCGTCCTGCCGCTGACGCAATTCTGGGATAGATTCGTGCCAGGTGAGAAATGAGAGCTCATATCGagagaattttatttacacCTAACAATAGCACGAGTTatgcaattttaaataagttcGATAGCTCTTAGAAATTGCTAATGTCTAAGGGTTTCATTTCCTCCCAACTGGTGCCATCATGGGGCAATGGACTGTGGATCCAGGGCGAGATAAAAGTCCAGAAACCGCGCCGACCCAACAAGAGCTTGATGTTGCTTCGCAGTCCGAGGTTGTACCGGAGCTCTGAACCCGTATAGAAAGTAGTATTCAAATAGAAGATCGGCAGTTGATAGGGCAGCATCAGCAGTGAGAAAGCCAAGGCGTAGGTGTTGAGCATAAGAAgccagttctgccacaaaaaCTCATTCCAATTACCAGCATGCACGTTGTTTTCCCTCTTCAGAACACTTTTAATTATCCACACAAGTACATATCGATTCTGAAAGTCCTTATTGACCACAACCGCCAGTAAATGACAGCCCATGGACAATCCAGTGCCTAGGGCCAGGTAGAACTGAAGCCAGAAGAAATATCTGTAGTTTTTGTGGCCAATGCAAGTGGCCGTGAAAATGCAGTGGTGATCCCGCCGCAAGACACAGAACTTGCACAATTTGCAATGCCAGGCTCTAGGCTGTAGTGAAAGGATATTTTCAGAGTTAGCCCAGGGATAGGATGATggaaaatattagaaaatggAAGAGTGAAATGGAAGAATGAAATGACCAACCCACCCATATTATTCTCTAAACTTACCGGCACTTTCATTTTGCATACATCGCAGTAGGCCCATAGGTGCTCCTCCTCCGTCTTCGGAAAACGGCGCTCCTCGGGCAGACTCGCCACCGAAGTGTCCGTCAGATAGCAGGCCAACTGGTTGCCCAGGatgttgtaaataataaaggCGGCCACCAGCCAAGCTAGCTTGTACATTGCTCCGCTGGTGTCGAAAATGAAGGGCACCACATAGAGCATGTCAGCCAGAAAAAAGAATGCAGTTCCTACCAGCAGCAGGCCAACACAGTAGGGATGTGTTATAGTCACGAAAACCTTTGGATTTTCATTTGCAAAACGTTTGCAAACATTTACCACGAAACACATTCTTTTGATTTAACGAAAAGCTCCAAAAATTAGGGAGTTtgtgtgttttatttaaactgaCATATTATGAGTAGCTTtcttatttttactttaggtTAGGGTTTAGGGCGACGATTCATATGTTgctgctgatcaagaatatatctACTTTATAGGATcagcttctgactaaaattattataccctgccagggtataACCAAATTCAACTCCTTGACTAGGCATGTACATAGAGAAATGCCTATTTAATTAGCCGTTTTCAGAAAAGGATTGTACCCCCCAGTAGAACTCTTACTTCATTTTAACTGGACAAGCCCCATGAAGTGCATGCAATTTATTATGGATACGCTTAAGTACGACAACTTTTAGTAACAACTGCTCACAGAGGGACTGGTGGAGAACGATGCCCGTGCAGATGGCTAGGGCTAACGGAAAGGGCGATCGCCATGCCCATCGATGGGGTGGCAGGCGACTAAACGCCGGGAGAAGCCGTAGGCGCCTCGCTGGACTCGTTCACCTTTTTAATGACCACGTTTAGGGCCAGGTCGCCATCTTTTGCGAACAATTGGACAGTCGTCTTGTTGAGCACTAAGAAATCCGAATTGACGAAGCTGAAGCTCTCACGTATAGATTTCGGTGTGGACTTCCAGCGCAGGATGCGGTTATTGGCCTCCAGCGTGATATGGTACACGAAATCTGCAGCATCCAGGACGGACCCGATTATACGGCAGGTGGCGAAGAACTGCTGAAAGTCAGAACCGATTGATATCTTCTCCAATGAGAGCAGGAAGTGGCGGCCGAAGCAGGTCTGCACCATGGTCCAGTCAAGGGCGCCTTCCAGATTTACGTTGGTGGCCAGAAAAATTATGTCGGTGCCATCCATGGTGATTATGTTCTCGTGGGTGCTGATCAAATGTTCGTACACATCGCCCAACGGTCCCTGCCAGACGCACTTGTCGTCGGGATAGGGGCAGCTGTACAGGCTGCACTCGCACCTCTCCTCGTGAATATTCTTCTCCGAATACGCAAGCCGGGCTTGACAGCCCAGATGCGAGTACTTGCAGGGGAATATCAGCTTGGATGCCACCTTCTCCATGCCCAGGTTGCGAATGCTGGACAGGGCCGCGCGACAAACAGGACATAGGGTCACCATTTGGCGGCAGGAATGGCAGATCATGTGGCCCCGGGGACACTGCATTATGGGGGGCATCATGTAGCCGAAGCACACCGGGCACTCTAGCAACGAGTACAGGAACTCACTGGGAACCCCCGCCTCTTGCTCCGCTTCGGCTGCCTGAAGAGGAGACGCAGCAGATTGATCGCATGCAGCCGGGGAGGGCCATTGGACACCACTGAATCTTGGTGGGGCTGTCGAATTTTTATCGCTGTTTTGTTGGTTCTCCAAAGGCATCTTTACGGTTAATTTTATTAGCGAATGGAACTAGAGAATTTTTAGCAAGTAAAAATAGATTTCGAATGggtattttaaatttcgaatTGTTTGTCCCCTTAAAATTTTAGTCTGGTTAAAAGCTGTTCTAAAAAGAATCAGAGCTGAAAGTGATAGACGATCTGCTAGTGAGTTTACAAAAATTACTGAAAAGCCATGGCCAACTGGGTAGGAAGTTAACAATGCTTAGAGTTCTAAGCAGGGATGGTagcaattataattttaacaataaaaataaaataaataagcgttttttcttataataaagcaaaaagtttaatttaattctaactattcaactttttaaaaaagttgaggaatagtgattttttttaatttttataaaaaagtagaaaaattactgttatttattttaaaaacaataattaaaatttaaaattattctttaatttttacttaaaaactgGAAAATGACAGTTATTCGTCAATCCGTTGTTAAGTTATTacgatttaatttttaaaataaaaattgacaaataacttttattttcaatattttaaagtaaatattgaagaatattttcaattattttaaaaaataaaaaaataataacaaaacttttaaataaatatttaaaaattataatttgtaaatattttgtaaattttaaataagagaaaaaacgcaattaaaacacaaacattgattataaaagtttatcttatctttaaaaaaactCCTTCAATAATATGGtatacttaaatatttcatcTTTCCGGCTCCATTTTTGGTggtaacttttattttactcataactcttatttgcaaTCCCTGGTTCTACGTTTAGGGACTGCTTATTCATATAATCTTAAAGCCACTAAACCAAAATTAATATAAcgaatttattgtttttacgAATATATTCTGAATCCCCGATGTATTCAGAGTTTGGCTGCTTCCAATATACGTATCGCTTTCCCCCGACTATAAATAATTACTTCCATCTTCCGATTTTCCAGATTAATAAACcgttttctttacttttactAATCACGTTTATTTCACTTTTGTAGTTTTGTGTCTGTGTAAGTGATCTCGTATGGTAGTGGCGCGATAAATCGTCGCATTAAAAGCTAATTACGGTGCAGATGATGCTGTAAATCATTTGTCTTCCGTTTACTTCGAACGAACGAGTgggaaataaaatcaaaggcATGAGCCGGGCCGGGGGAGATCGCCTAAACTAGGTTGGACATTTAAACATTAACATTGCTTCGTTTACTATTCCGGGGATTGGGTTTAAATGGGGGAAGGGGGCAAGGGTTAACTGTCTTTTTAGCctgacaaaaaaatattttttttccttctttgtgtgtgtatttttgtttttttcgtttttgtgaAGATGGTTTTTGGCCGAACAAAACAACTTTTGAGTTATTACAGATTATCGCTATCAAATATTACTTTATCTTTGATGGTTTCgccattgctgctgctgtggttcttgttattgtttgttgtgttgtgttcGTTCACTTAACATTTACAAGtattgtataaaataatttacattaACTAAACTAGACATGTTCGAGTGTGATGATCGAGTGTTTCTTGTTTCTCGTTTCTGgttggagtggagtggagtgtgtgtgtgtgtgtccagAGTGTTCACTGTAGTGGGTGGGCACGCGCAGGCAGCTCTGCTCCAGGTGTGTGTGGcccttaaaaactaaattaaactAAAGCAGAATGAACCCCACGACGCTTACTAAAACGTTAAACACACTGaaacattgaaatatatatagagggTGTATATGGtagctaaaaaaaatcaagtcCTACAACTAGAGTACCAATCGAACCGTTTAGACATACAAAACATATACAGGACCTGTTCGTGTACTCAAAAGTTCGCCAATTGTTGTGCTTTAAACTCAGAAAAATGTTGATAGAATAGCAAATCTTAAGATTTAGATCAAATTCATACAATTAGCACAGATTTATGTTCGGTTTTAGTTCACCTGTGAGCAAAGTTAGCTTGAGTTGCAACTTCGAACGAAGAGAAAACGGAACAGGCCTGATATTTtcatagatatatatacatatgcatgTTGTATGTGGCTATTTAAATGGAgaatcatttttataaaacaacTCTGCACAACTCTCTCCTTCTCTTCTGCCGTCTTCTCTCCTCCCTTGTCCCTTCTCACATTCTTTCAAAGAGTCAAACGCCTGATGCGAACAGAGGGCTAtaaactatatgtatatatatatatatatgtatatgtagcGGAAAAGTAAACCGAAAAATAATGAAGAACTCGAAGAATTGACAGTGCGCTTAGACCAGGGAGATGGTCACATTGATGCCCAGATTGCCATTGTCGGCAAACAGCTGCGCAA
Proteins encoded:
- the LOC108078967 gene encoding coiled-coil domain-containing protein 22 homolog encodes the protein MDEVDKIIMHQLHQVDPAIEPTEELAEFTPEQVVRAVSSCLGEIRPDVQLPRSLPGGAMAQRFSVASSLAEGCKDAGYRGDIGYQTFLYPNAVELRRLLMFLIEQLPRERQAAEDGVGKSQSLSHREILQRKIRKELATQLKTPWVPQFARSVGNRKSLGCSSLCIDFRPHINLSVPSANPEERTKEVQQYFDQLAPNIFQQTASSSVDLIASVLHKNELERWGPELPDSLHLFSGIEEVAPPLLPKVSHPVDKSSTSGTEEEVSPLEQLSNEVQELRSQCESLLMERKSHAAALAASKLRESKATEEIGRIQPVLKLHERTSLVLADSEQNLNKLEALLKSTQAKRETLTQQWQEYRKPLLETLETLKTAKEAQHVQGIRSNIEQLEQELQAKTKQHNELNATLRSASQSLAPRKEYTRRIHEFIGNIRKQRADIFKVLDDTRQLQKQLNVVGAQLQRQFNYTDDLLFQSAKHDLHAKRAYKLLAQLHANCSELVECVSLTGNVTKQIRELEVQIDGEKLKNVLTSLQQITGDIQKFEQHIQELQGQISAVEQAQVNNGGS
- the Rh4 gene encoding opsin Rh4, which gives rise to MEPLCNASEPPLRPEARTSGSGDLQFLGWNVPPDQIQYIPEHWLTQLEPPASMHYMLGVFYIFLFCASTVGNGMVIWIFSTSKSLRTPSNMFVLNLAVFDLIMCLKAPIFIYNSFHRGFALGNTWCQIFAAIGSYSGIGAGMTNAAIGYDRFNVITKPMNRNMTFTKAVVMNIIIWLYCTPWVVLPLTQFWDRFVPEGYLTSCSFDYLSDNFDTRLFVGTIFFFSFVCPTLMILYYYSQIVGHVFSHEKALREQAKKMNVESLRSNVDKSKETAEIRIAKAAITICFLFFVSWTPYGVMSLIGAFGDKSLLTPGATMIPACTCKLVACIDPFVYAISHPRYRMELQKRCPWLGVNEKSGEASSAQSTTTQEQQHTTAA
- the LOC108078696 gene encoding probable palmitoyltransferase ZDHHC24 isoform X1: MCFVVNVCKRFANENPKVFVTITHPYCVGLLLVGTAFFFLADMLYVVPFIFDTSGAMYKLAWLVAAFIIYNILGNQLACYLTDTSVASLPEERRFPKTEEEHLWAYCDVCKMKVPPRAWHCKLCKFCVLRRDHHCIFTATCIGHKNYRYFFWLQFYLALGTGLSMGCHLLAVVVNKDFQNRYVLVWIIKSVLKRENNVHAGNWNEFLWQNWLLMLNTYALAFSLLMLPYQLPIFYLNTTFYTGSELRYNLGLRSNIKLLLGRRGFWTFISPWIHSPLPHDGTSWEEMKPLDISNF
- the LOC108078696 gene encoding probable palmitoyltransferase ZDHHC24 isoform X2, which codes for MYKLAWLVAAFIIYNILGNQLACYLTDTSVASLPEERRFPKTEEEHLWAYCDVCKMKVPPRAWHCKLCKFCVLRRDHHCIFTATCIGHKNYRYFFWLQFYLALGTGLSMGCHLLAVVVNKDFQNRYVLVWIIKSVLKRENNVHAGNWNEFLWQNWLLMLNTYALAFSLLMLPYQLPIFYLNTTFYTGSELRYNLGLRSNIKLLLGRRGFWTFISPWIHSPLPHDGTSWEEMKPLDISNF
- the sinah gene encoding probable E3 ubiquitin-protein ligase sinah, with the translated sequence MPLENQQNSDKNSTAPPRFSGVQWPSPAACDQSAASPLQAAEAEQEAGVPSEFLYSLLECPVCFGYMMPPIMQCPRGHMICHSCRQMVTLCPVCRAALSSIRNLGMEKVASKLIFPCKYSHLGCQARLAYSEKNIHEERCECSLYSCPYPDDKCVWQGPLGDVYEHLISTHENIITMDGTDIIFLATNVNLEGALDWTMVQTCFGRHFLLSLEKISIGSDFQQFFATCRIIGSVLDAADFVYHITLEANNRILRWKSTPKSIRESFSFVNSDFLVLNKTTVQLFAKDGDLALNVVIKKVNESSEAPTASPGV